One genomic segment of Paenibacillus sp. FSL H8-0332 includes these proteins:
- a CDS encoding endo-1,4-beta-xylanase, whose amino-acid sequence MSKKIRRKALSVSMAGVLLLSVITPMPFSNPLQAAPAAAMQAAIAPAQVTADWYKSYQTMDGVGAAYAYTDSVHMLQLASAGHQDTVRHLLDLTFSEQKGTGHDIVRVIIGDNGGLTTSGATAASPGFNPLTSLLADVNNPGFDIEGNAIPLRGTAGQYGYKIEAENRYYDGNTDSIWPVEPEHAPGTLVPVQDFVWDYPSWNQPIGNDDGGPTNLLSKPGEQPVVIKNSPRTRKELFDIDQVWTMRQAMQYGVKQFYACTWTVPYWMSQSNTNSPSKIVRGDIATIGGKPVKIYYQAYADYLVNYIRGMWEQYGIPVTHINPFNEVDLAGGSAAYVTELINGYIGPALKKSMQPGGDLYDIKNPEGKLIDFIPQLAAVDGTNLGASLSRGGEVFSQTDPDNALDKNPYLDVFTTHLYGTVGIGTDENKLYHTGDFSKSPLDYTKDGSKYPEYLTKYKLWQAEFMNQDTGDGSAGAYTQRHGNQNINDAVRWSNLLTNMFSSNPGFNGFVWWSMWDSNGADGSDLIRFVTTNSQQEPGRISTLTGEYRLFKRFYGYGHFSRFMNPGDVRFDVTRVPAPDLNVVGFKNPATGDFSMTVSNASNDDSVQPLEFNLKDFPAGTDSVTVFRTSGSENQKKLGTIPVSGGKFVIDIPSASVVTVVPSKGTFATYQGLDGERDIFSTLEAEGNDNLVPGDSAGQAGRANEAVTLGAGGYLAYNNVNFADGSANGGVVRRHLLYLTAQSKSAQGGKLAAYVLPVGSAVGSSDDILSQGTRVAEIPVPANDVYGKFQDMVDTGDLSAYGHKDLYIVAEPNGTAGTITVDRFLFGAGDSDWSAAANNSTVSIPGNLLLNGDFDTANASNTDNWSTGRYNKGTFEPVASGPVLTADTIQSYSGLSRYLKNSSTSKVAGSGKLAGRIDAAEQYDGMWQDVTGKLSKGESYNFKGYFLSMMSRPESYDLAAEHPGDVEAALVYYDQNGTQLGMTPINGRDMPEPYAAREAGDPAYWTGGKFFGRILEGGPLSLSSFQPVDVKVADWHETPNAPFTYDEPAGTAKVVVAVYAKDANILYADQLSLTPEAVASRNIFVDGVQPSNFDASTYEYKYTVSGNAIPKVTAVTSDPAEIVSISQADSAQGTAVVRFVKGEQSRTYKIFFSTNEIIDFAAGLPAGWEVVNPADPQTALSYSAEGAAIQTLKSGTEYPGSHNMLQMPGSAEGNWTLTAKLTVDKPLNDSTMGENSQAGLGISRTSSGEFYRINARKVSNNIKVNNSGLIGTQPFSNNTNQTNLSGTNYYLRIVKEGNVVQGYFSTNSGSSWLAMGNPSTYTPEFFKDAKVQLYGTNTSAVTDFKVTFSGVTLVKTLGETGEITADQQAVEEAAALIGNRITVPNAVEGEDNTKLMAKAQAILDGNEALKQLGVKTAITLQGGGFTLTVTKGSVSVKVSPFTIAAGMKAVRDFEDQTVQGFQPKGSAGVTVAPTQEANHTPGGAYALKVTGRAANSDGPSVNVKDLVTIGNEYKTTVWVKLISPASAQLKLTAQVNATTPYYVSLATQTVSAGGDWVKLEGTYRYLHDDVTLYVESPNSAVAAYYIDDFSFEDTGLQTIASLKDVYKNDFLLGNVPGNNDINPGNGQNAFFNYHFNSVTFENEMKPDALQKTKGTYTFTRSDDMITKSLAMGMEVHGHVLVWHSQTPAWFTQQVDASGNALKDQAGNPLYLSRSEALANMRTHIKTVMEHYGNKVISWDVVNEAMQDGPPAVSDWKDALRKSPWYYSVGPDFVEQAFLAAREVVDNNQNLKGIKLYYNDFNDEFPEKRDAIHDMVKEMNDRYADAHPGKLLVDGIGLQSHYDMRTKPANVEAAIEKYASLGVEISISELDVLAGMNSSLSPEWAEKQASLYAQLFQIYKKHADKIARVTLWGYTDSSSWRSSQNPLPFLSSLVPKPAYYAIIDPEKYLAEHPLYITPETKSSTALYGTPDIDGSMDDIWKNAPEIQIDNHLMATAETAGIARTLWDEENLYVLFQVKDKQLSKNNTDKTKQDSVEAYVDEDRVNAWPYREDDGQYRVNYAGEQSFKFLSNSTPATFPGFESAAVTAGTDYMVEMKIPFRTITPENGTQIRFDAQVNNANGANLIGVATWNDLIGRASKSTEVFGSLTLSGKGDQTPPTWAEGSKLEATDITSTGVTLSWPAAADNLAVTSYRIYNGVDAEPVIITGSEPEENVSGAVYRHQVTGLMPNTQYTFKVEAGDAAGNWSKDGPSVPVTTLPTSDTTPPVWAEGSMLEASGITSKGLTLTWSATATDDSGIYGYRITNGTGDKPITVTDAVYTETVTGAVYSHQVTGLKPGTQYTFKVEAGDTGGNWSEGGPSVSATTLPATDTTPPVWMEGSKLEASRITASGLTLTWTRSADDKGVTGYKVYRGAEEIAALSGTELRYEVTGLVAGTEYHFSVQAGDEAGNWSKNGPALSVTTLKDSGGPSEPTPTPTTRPTPVPTSVPTTVPTSTATPTPTPTSTPAATGTPAASQTPAPTQTPVPSSPFTDVGAKYSWASEAIDTLYSLGIIQGTSAATFSPEKNITRADFVLLVVRALGLEAESGSSFADVSQGAYYYEALSIAKQLGIINGMDGNHFNPKGEITRQDMMVIAARALKAVNKLSAGGSAGDLVGYTDRMKVAKYAIDSVAALVQEGIVRGDGKSLHPTGTATRAEAAVMIFRILQK is encoded by the coding sequence ATGAGTAAAAAGATCAGGAGAAAGGCACTCTCAGTTTCAATGGCTGGTGTGCTGCTGCTATCCGTCATTACCCCTATGCCATTCTCTAACCCCCTTCAAGCTGCTCCGGCTGCTGCCATGCAGGCTGCTATTGCTCCGGCACAGGTAACCGCCGATTGGTACAAGAGCTATCAGACAATGGATGGTGTAGGAGCCGCCTATGCGTATACGGATTCCGTCCATATGCTGCAACTCGCTTCGGCCGGCCATCAGGATACGGTCCGGCATCTGCTGGATCTGACCTTCAGTGAACAGAAGGGTACAGGCCACGACATTGTCCGGGTGATCATCGGTGACAACGGCGGCCTGACGACTTCCGGGGCTACTGCGGCCAGCCCGGGGTTCAACCCGCTCACCAGCCTCCTGGCCGATGTGAATAATCCCGGCTTCGACATTGAGGGGAACGCTATTCCTCTGCGTGGAACAGCAGGCCAATACGGCTACAAGATCGAAGCGGAGAACCGCTATTACGACGGCAATACCGACAGCATCTGGCCGGTTGAACCGGAGCATGCTCCTGGAACGCTTGTACCTGTGCAAGACTTTGTATGGGATTATCCCTCCTGGAATCAGCCGATCGGCAATGACGACGGCGGACCGACCAATCTCCTCAGTAAGCCCGGTGAACAGCCTGTAGTCATCAAGAATTCCCCGCGTACACGCAAAGAGCTGTTCGATATCGATCAGGTCTGGACCATGCGCCAGGCGATGCAATATGGCGTCAAGCAATTCTACGCCTGCACCTGGACCGTACCCTACTGGATGAGCCAATCCAACACCAATTCTCCCAGCAAAATTGTCCGTGGCGACATCGCCACCATTGGCGGAAAACCGGTAAAAATATACTATCAGGCCTATGCAGATTATCTTGTCAATTATATCCGCGGCATGTGGGAGCAGTATGGGATTCCGGTTACCCACATCAATCCCTTCAACGAAGTCGATCTGGCGGGCGGCTCAGCTGCTTACGTTACGGAACTGATTAACGGTTACATCGGACCTGCCTTGAAAAAATCGATGCAGCCTGGCGGCGACCTCTATGATATTAAGAACCCCGAAGGCAAGCTGATTGACTTCATTCCCCAGCTTGCCGCAGTGGACGGCACCAATCTGGGCGCTTCCTTAAGCAGAGGCGGCGAGGTGTTCTCGCAGACGGACCCGGATAATGCGCTCGACAAGAATCCCTATCTCGATGTATTCACTACCCATCTCTACGGTACAGTTGGCATCGGCACGGATGAGAACAAGCTGTACCACACCGGGGATTTCTCCAAGAGTCCTCTGGATTACACCAAGGATGGAAGCAAGTATCCCGAATATCTGACTAAGTATAAGCTCTGGCAGGCAGAATTCATGAACCAGGACACCGGTGACGGATCGGCTGGTGCCTATACTCAGCGGCACGGCAATCAGAACATCAATGACGCCGTGCGCTGGTCCAATCTGCTGACCAATATGTTCAGCAGCAACCCCGGCTTTAACGGCTTTGTCTGGTGGAGTATGTGGGACAGCAACGGCGCGGACGGTTCCGACCTGATCCGCTTCGTTACGACCAACTCCCAGCAGGAGCCGGGACGGATCAGCACGCTGACGGGCGAATACCGGTTGTTCAAGCGCTTTTACGGCTATGGGCATTTCTCCCGGTTTATGAATCCGGGCGATGTCCGGTTTGATGTTACACGCGTACCCGCGCCCGATCTGAACGTGGTCGGCTTCAAGAATCCGGCTACGGGTGATTTCTCGATGACGGTATCGAATGCGAGCAATGATGACAGCGTTCAGCCGCTGGAATTCAATCTGAAGGACTTCCCGGCAGGAACAGATAGTGTGACGGTGTTCCGCACCTCGGGAAGCGAGAACCAGAAGAAGCTGGGTACGATTCCGGTATCGGGCGGCAAGTTCGTCATTGATATTCCGTCGGCCAGCGTTGTGACGGTTGTTCCGTCCAAGGGCACTTTTGCCACCTATCAGGGGCTGGACGGGGAACGCGACATCTTCTCCACGCTGGAAGCAGAGGGGAATGATAACCTTGTGCCCGGCGACAGTGCAGGCCAAGCAGGCCGTGCCAATGAGGCAGTGACGCTGGGGGCAGGCGGCTACCTTGCTTACAACAATGTAAACTTTGCAGACGGCTCGGCGAACGGCGGCGTTGTGCGCAGACACTTATTGTACCTGACCGCCCAGAGTAAATCAGCCCAAGGAGGCAAGCTTGCCGCTTATGTGCTTCCGGTGGGAAGCGCTGTGGGCAGCAGCGACGATATCCTGTCCCAAGGCACGCGTGTAGCAGAAATTCCGGTACCGGCCAATGACGTATACGGCAAATTCCAGGACATGGTCGATACAGGTGATCTTAGCGCTTACGGCCATAAGGATCTGTATATTGTGGCTGAGCCGAACGGAACTGCGGGTACCATCACCGTTGACCGCTTCCTGTTCGGAGCAGGCGATTCCGACTGGAGTGCTGCTGCGAATAATTCTACAGTATCCATTCCGGGGAACCTGCTGCTCAATGGAGATTTTGATACGGCGAACGCTTCCAATACAGACAACTGGTCTACGGGCCGTTACAACAAGGGAACCTTTGAGCCTGTTGCCTCAGGACCCGTGTTAACGGCGGATACCATACAGAGCTATTCGGGTCTGTCACGTTACCTGAAGAACAGCTCCACCTCGAAGGTAGCCGGTTCCGGCAAGCTTGCCGGCCGCATCGACGCTGCGGAGCAGTATGACGGGATGTGGCAGGATGTTACCGGTAAGCTGAGCAAGGGAGAGAGCTATAACTTCAAGGGTTATTTCCTCTCCATGATGAGCCGGCCGGAGAGCTATGATCTCGCTGCGGAGCATCCGGGGGATGTGGAAGCGGCGCTGGTGTACTACGACCAGAACGGGACCCAGCTCGGCATGACCCCAATCAATGGCCGAGATATGCCGGAACCTTATGCAGCCCGGGAGGCGGGTGATCCTGCATACTGGACCGGCGGCAAATTTTTCGGACGTATTCTGGAGGGCGGACCGCTCAGTTTAAGCTCCTTCCAGCCCGTGGATGTGAAGGTGGCGGACTGGCATGAGACGCCTAATGCTCCGTTTACCTATGATGAACCGGCAGGTACGGCCAAGGTGGTGGTGGCGGTGTATGCGAAGGATGCCAACATCCTGTATGCCGACCAGCTGTCACTGACGCCGGAGGCCGTGGCTTCGCGCAATATTTTCGTGGATGGCGTTCAGCCGTCTAACTTCGATGCCTCCACTTACGAGTATAAGTATACGGTTTCGGGGAACGCCATACCGAAGGTAACGGCGGTAACGAGTGACCCGGCTGAAATCGTAAGCATCTCGCAAGCGGACAGTGCGCAAGGAACGGCAGTGGTCCGGTTCGTCAAAGGCGAACAGAGCAGGACTTATAAAATCTTTTTCAGTACGAACGAAATTATCGACTTTGCGGCTGGCCTTCCGGCGGGCTGGGAGGTTGTGAATCCGGCTGATCCGCAGACCGCACTTAGCTATAGTGCTGAGGGTGCGGCCATCCAGACCTTGAAGAGCGGCACGGAATATCCGGGCAGCCATAATATGCTGCAGATGCCGGGTTCGGCCGAAGGCAACTGGACGCTTACAGCGAAGCTTACGGTAGACAAACCGCTGAATGATTCGACTATGGGTGAGAATTCCCAAGCAGGACTTGGCATCAGCCGCACTTCAAGCGGGGAGTTCTACAGAATCAATGCCAGGAAGGTAAGCAACAATATCAAAGTGAATAATTCAGGGTTGATAGGTACTCAGCCCTTCTCAAACAATACCAATCAGACTAATCTGAGCGGTACCAACTATTATCTGCGGATTGTAAAGGAAGGCAATGTGGTTCAAGGATATTTCTCAACGAATAGCGGCTCTTCCTGGCTGGCGATGGGGAATCCGTCAACGTATACCCCGGAATTCTTCAAGGATGCCAAGGTGCAGTTGTACGGGACCAATACCAGCGCAGTAACGGACTTCAAAGTCACCTTCTCGGGGGTTACCCTGGTGAAGACCCTGGGAGAGACTGGGGAAATTACTGCAGATCAGCAGGCGGTAGAGGAAGCTGCGGCCTTGATTGGCAACCGAATTACCGTTCCTAATGCAGTAGAGGGTGAAGACAACACTAAGCTGATGGCCAAAGCACAGGCTATTCTGGATGGCAATGAAGCGCTGAAGCAACTGGGAGTGAAGACCGCTATTACTCTCCAGGGAGGCGGATTCACGCTGACTGTAACTAAGGGAAGTGTCAGTGTAAAGGTCAGCCCGTTCACTATTGCAGCGGGGATGAAGGCGGTAAGAGATTTCGAGGATCAGACAGTTCAGGGCTTCCAGCCGAAGGGAAGCGCAGGCGTAACGGTTGCACCTACCCAGGAAGCCAATCATACCCCGGGCGGAGCTTATGCCCTGAAGGTTACAGGCAGAGCAGCCAATTCGGACGGACCGTCCGTGAATGTGAAGGACCTTGTCACGATTGGCAATGAGTACAAAACAACAGTATGGGTGAAGCTGATCAGTCCGGCAAGCGCACAGCTCAAGCTGACGGCACAGGTCAATGCAACTACGCCGTACTATGTCAGTCTGGCTACACAGACGGTCAGTGCAGGCGGAGATTGGGTGAAGCTGGAGGGGACGTACCGTTATCTGCATGATGATGTCACTTTATATGTAGAGAGCCCTAACAGTGCTGTTGCAGCCTACTATATTGACGACTTCAGCTTCGAGGATACGGGGCTCCAGACGATTGCTTCGCTTAAGGATGTCTATAAGAACGACTTCCTGCTGGGCAATGTGCCGGGCAATAATGACATTAACCCGGGCAACGGACAGAATGCGTTCTTCAATTATCATTTCAACAGCGTGACCTTCGAAAATGAGATGAAGCCGGATGCACTGCAGAAGACCAAGGGGACCTACACGTTCACGAGGTCTGACGACATGATTACCAAATCCCTGGCGATGGGAATGGAAGTGCACGGTCATGTACTGGTATGGCATAGCCAGACCCCGGCGTGGTTCACCCAGCAAGTAGATGCTTCGGGCAATGCACTGAAGGATCAGGCGGGGAATCCGCTCTATCTCAGCCGCAGTGAGGCGCTTGCGAATATGCGGACCCACATCAAGACCGTAATGGAACACTACGGGAATAAGGTGATCTCCTGGGATGTGGTCAATGAGGCGATGCAGGACGGACCTCCGGCAGTATCCGACTGGAAGGATGCACTGCGGAAGTCGCCTTGGTATTATTCCGTAGGTCCAGACTTCGTGGAGCAGGCCTTCCTGGCCGCACGGGAAGTGGTAGACAACAACCAGAATTTGAAAGGGATCAAGCTGTATTACAATGATTTCAATGATGAATTCCCGGAGAAGCGGGACGCTATCCACGACATGGTCAAAGAGATGAATGACCGTTATGCCGATGCCCATCCGGGCAAGCTGCTGGTTGACGGCATTGGGCTGCAGTCCCACTATGATATGAGAACCAAGCCGGCCAATGTGGAAGCGGCGATTGAGAAGTATGCTTCTCTGGGCGTGGAAATCTCTATCAGTGAACTGGATGTGCTGGCGGGAATGAATTCTTCCCTCTCCCCGGAGTGGGCGGAGAAGCAGGCTAGCCTGTATGCCCAATTGTTCCAGATCTATAAGAAGCATGCCGATAAAATCGCGCGTGTCACCCTCTGGGGTTACACGGACAGCTCAAGCTGGAGATCCAGCCAGAATCCGCTGCCATTCCTTAGTTCTCTGGTACCGAAGCCTGCCTATTACGCAATTATCGACCCGGAGAAGTATCTGGCAGAGCATCCGCTCTATATTACGCCCGAAACCAAGAGCTCTACGGCGCTCTACGGGACACCGGATATTGACGGAAGCATGGATGACATCTGGAAGAATGCGCCTGAAATTCAAATCGACAACCATCTGATGGCCACAGCAGAAACGGCCGGCATAGCCCGGACGCTGTGGGACGAGGAGAATCTGTATGTGCTGTTCCAGGTGAAGGATAAGCAGCTAAGCAAAAACAATACAGATAAGACAAAGCAGGATTCAGTAGAAGCCTACGTGGATGAAGACCGCGTCAACGCCTGGCCGTACCGTGAGGATGATGGACAATACCGGGTCAACTATGCCGGAGAGCAGTCCTTCAAGTTCCTCAGTAATTCGACTCCGGCGACCTTCCCGGGCTTCGAATCAGCAGCGGTAACGGCCGGAACGGATTATATGGTGGAAATGAAGATTCCGTTCCGCACCATCACACCGGAGAACGGGACACAGATCCGGTTCGATGCGCAGGTGAATAACGCAAACGGAGCCAATCTGATCGGCGTAGCCACCTGGAATGATCTGATCGGCAGAGCGTCGAAATCGACAGAGGTATTCGGCAGCCTGACCCTCAGCGGCAAGGGAGATCAGACTCCGCCAACCTGGGCGGAGGGAAGCAAGCTTGAAGCCACGGATATCACCAGCACCGGAGTTACCTTATCGTGGCCGGCGGCAGCGGATAATCTAGCTGTCACCAGCTACCGGATCTACAACGGAGTGGATGCTGAACCGGTGATCATCACCGGCAGTGAACCGGAAGAGAACGTAAGTGGAGCGGTATATCGCCATCAGGTGACCGGACTTATGCCGAATACGCAGTATACCTTCAAGGTGGAAGCCGGAGATGCTGCCGGGAACTGGAGCAAGGACGGACCTTCAGTACCGGTAACTACACTACCGACTTCAGATACTACACCACCGGTATGGGCAGAAGGAAGTATGCTTGAAGCCTCTGGCATTACAAGCAAGGGATTGACTCTGACATGGTCGGCTACGGCCACAGATGACAGCGGCATCTACGGGTACCGGATTACGAACGGAACCGGAGATAAGCCGATTACGGTTACAGATGCCGTGTATACGGAGACAGTAACCGGGGCTGTGTACAGTCATCAAGTTACAGGATTAAAGCCGGGTACACAGTATACGTTCAAAGTAGAAGCGGGAGACACGGGCGGCAATTGGAGCGAGGGTGGGCCTTCTGTGTCAGCAACCACGCTGCCTGCTACTGACACCACACCTCCGGTCTGGATGGAGGGAAGCAAGCTTGAAGCTTCACGGATCACAGCATCCGGTCTGACACTAACGTGGACGCGGTCTGCTGACGATAAGGGAGTGACCGGCTACAAAGTCTATAGGGGAGCAGAGGAAATCGCTGCGTTGTCTGGAACAGAGCTGCGGTACGAGGTAACCGGGCTCGTTGCGGGAACAGAGTATCATTTCTCGGTGCAGGCCGGGGATGAAGCCGGGAACTGGAGCAAGAATGGTCCTGCCCTCTCTGTAACTACGCTAAAAGACAGCGGCGGTCCGTCTGAGCCGACGCCAACACCAACAACAAGACCAACACCAGTACCGACGTCTGTACCAACGACAGTACCAACATCAACAGCTACGCCAACACCGACACCAACATCGACGCCGGCTGCAACAGGTACACCGGCTGCGTCACAGACACCAGCACCTACGCAGACACCAGTGCCAAGCAGCCCGTTCACAGATGTAGGTGCCAAATACAGCTGGGCTTCGGAGGCGATTGACACGCTGTACAGTCTGGGCATCATCCAAGGAACCTCCGCGGCCACCTTCAGCCCGGAGAAGAACATTACGAGAGCGGACTTTGTGCTGCTGGTAGTGAGAGCATTGGGTCTCGAAGCGGAATCCGGTTCCAGCTTTGCAGACGTAAGCCAGGGAGCCTACTATTATGAAGCGCTCAGTATTGCGAAGCAGCTGGGGATTATCAATGGAATGGACGGCAACCACTTCAATCCGAAGGGCGAAATTACGCGGCAGGATATGATGGTGATTGCAGCCAGAGCCTTGAAGGCGGTGAACAAATTATCTGCCGGCGGCAGTGCCGGAGACCTGGTCGGCTACACAGATAGAATGAAGGTGGCGAAGTATGCCATTGATAGTGTAGCGGCACTGGTCCAAGAGGGAATTGTCCGGGGAGACGGGAAATCCCTTCATCCCACCGGAACAGCCACGCGGGCGGAAGCTGCTGTCATGATCTTCCGGATATTGCAGAAGTAA
- a CDS encoding glucuronoxylanase — protein sequence MRSTFKKSLCTVLASVTLLSAMLVPAPPKVAAASDVTVNLSAQKQVIRGFGGINHPVWIGDLTAAQRETAFGNGANQLGLSILRISVDDNKNNWSKELDTAKAAVAKGAIVFASPWNPPASMTETFNHNGNTSAKRLRYDKYGAYAQHLNDFVTYMKNNGVNLYAISIQNEPDYAETWTWWTPAEVLNFMKNYAGSINCRVIAPESFQYLKNMSDPILNDSQALANMDILGAHLYGTQVNNFAYPLFKQKGAGKELWMTEVYYPNSNNNSANLWPEALEVAYHMHNALVEGDFQAYVWWYIRRQYSPMNEDGSISKRGDSMAQFSKFVRPGYVRVDATKNPNTNVYVSAYKGNNKAVIVAINKSTSAVSQKFVLQNGAASSVSTWITDASRKVAAGSSINVSNGAFTAQLPALSVTTFVATLGSSRSSVTDAIYDIEVDPALAEEVLAQ from the coding sequence ATGAGATCAACGTTTAAAAAATCACTATGTACTGTATTGGCATCTGTAACCCTACTATCGGCAATGTTGGTACCCGCACCGCCCAAAGTTGCAGCTGCCAGCGATGTGACTGTTAATCTGTCCGCCCAGAAGCAGGTCATTCGCGGGTTCGGAGGTATCAACCACCCGGTCTGGATCGGCGATCTGACGGCTGCGCAGCGGGAGACCGCCTTCGGCAACGGAGCGAACCAGCTGGGCTTATCCATTCTGAGAATCTCTGTGGACGATAACAAGAATAACTGGTCTAAGGAGCTGGACACGGCCAAGGCGGCCGTTGCCAAAGGAGCCATCGTCTTCGCATCACCCTGGAATCCTCCTGCAAGTATGACGGAGACCTTCAACCACAATGGGAATACCTCAGCCAAGCGGCTCAGATATGACAAGTACGGCGCGTACGCCCAGCATCTGAATGATTTCGTGACTTACATGAAGAATAATGGGGTTAACCTGTATGCGATCTCGATACAGAATGAACCGGACTATGCCGAGACCTGGACCTGGTGGACACCTGCCGAAGTCCTGAACTTTATGAAGAATTATGCCGGTTCCATTAACTGCCGGGTTATTGCTCCCGAGTCCTTTCAATATCTGAAAAATATGTCCGACCCGATTCTGAATGATTCCCAGGCGCTGGCCAATATGGATATTCTGGGGGCGCATTTGTATGGAACACAGGTGAACAACTTTGCCTATCCGCTATTCAAGCAGAAGGGCGCAGGCAAAGAGCTGTGGATGACCGAGGTCTATTACCCGAACAGCAATAACAACTCGGCCAACCTGTGGCCCGAAGCGCTGGAAGTAGCCTACCATATGCACAACGCGCTGGTGGAAGGGGATTTCCAGGCTTATGTATGGTGGTATATCCGCCGTCAATACAGCCCGATGAATGAAGACGGCAGTATCAGCAAGCGCGGGGACAGCATGGCCCAGTTCTCCAAGTTCGTCCGCCCGGGTTATGTAAGAGTAGACGCAACGAAGAACCCGAATACCAATGTCTATGTCTCGGCTTATAAGGGCAATAACAAGGCAGTCATTGTGGCTATTAATAAAAGCACTTCGGCTGTAAGCCAGAAGTTTGTCCTGCAGAATGGCGCAGCTTCAAGCGTGTCCACCTGGATCACGGACGCCAGCCGCAAGGTAGCCGCCGGATCATCCATTAATGTGTCGAATGGTGCCTTTACGGCCCAGCTCCCAGCTCTTAGTGTAACTACTTTCGTAGCGACACTTGGAAGCAGCAGAAGCTCGGTAACGGATGCAATCTATGACATTGAAGTAGATCCTGCCTTGGCTGAGGAAGTTCTTGCCCAGTAG
- a CDS encoding substrate-binding domain-containing protein, which yields MSVYRVRGWSVLLLLLTAGFLLGGCLKAAGAADNPPMGAGDSPSSTSEEPPLTFGIIYPMVNATYEMITGKAEAVARKHNVELLVQAPDEANLEQQIRIMEMMIKRGVDGIAIAPVDSQALTAMINKAAAQGIPVVCFESDSPASRRAAYIGADNRATGAVMGQTVERLLSGKGMILVESGMSRMQSTRERLLGLEAYLTQHTDIDVLEIRHNDGSEERAAGQLEQMISDHPHFSALVNLDFVSSTSSVLVWKAKGLKRYNLALGLTPALQQALDNGQITRVISQNEQNWGEDIINTLLLQAKGVDTAKWINTDIAIIGE from the coding sequence GTGAGCGTATACAGGGTTCGGGGATGGTCCGTGCTTCTCCTGCTGCTGACGGCAGGCTTCCTGCTTGGCGGCTGCCTTAAGGCTGCCGGAGCAGCGGATAATCCTCCGATGGGCGCGGGAGATTCCCCGTCAAGCACGAGCGAAGAACCTCCGCTGACCTTCGGCATTATCTACCCTATGGTGAATGCCACTTATGAGATGATCACCGGAAAAGCGGAAGCGGTAGCCCGGAAGCATAACGTGGAGCTGCTGGTGCAAGCTCCCGATGAAGCCAATCTGGAGCAGCAGATCCGCATCATGGAGATGATGATTAAGCGGGGGGTAGACGGCATTGCAATTGCTCCGGTGGATTCGCAGGCGCTCACCGCGATGATTAACAAGGCGGCCGCCCAAGGGATACCCGTGGTCTGCTTCGAATCGGATTCGCCTGCCAGCCGGAGAGCAGCCTATATCGGGGCGGATAACCGGGCAACCGGCGCAGTGATGGGCCAGACGGTGGAACGTCTGCTAAGCGGCAAAGGAATGATTCTGGTCGAGTCCGGGATGTCCCGGATGCAGAGCACCCGGGAACGCCTGCTTGGACTTGAGGCCTACCTGACTCAGCATACGGACATTGATGTACTGGAGATCCGCCACAATGACGGCAGTGAGGAGCGGGCTGCCGGGCAGCTGGAGCAGATGATCTCGGACCATCCCCATTTCAGCGCGCTGGTCAATCTGGATTTTGTCTCCAGTACCAGCTCTGTCCTGGTCTGGAAGGCCAAGGGGCTGAAGCGTTATAATCTCGCCCTCGGCCTCACCCCTGCCTTGCAGCAGGCGCTGGATAACGGCCAGATTACCCGCGTAATCTCACAGAACGAGCAGAACTGGGGCGAGGATATCATCAACACGCTGCTTCTGCAGGCCAAGGGGGTAGACACAGCCAAATGGATCAACACGGATATTGCGATTATTGGGGAGTAG